The genome window ATCTTATGTTCATAAATTATTGACTGGTAGATGGAAAGATTTTAAAAATATCAGGAACACTGGTGGAATAAGCGGGTACACAAACATTTATGAATCTGAAGCGGATCGATTTGGAGCAGGACATGCCGGGACGTCAATTTCGGTTGCTTTGGGATATGCTCTATCTGATAAAATAAAAAAAAGAAAAAGAAATATCGTTTCTATTATTGGAGACGGGGCATTGGCTTGTGGAATGGCTCTGGAATCTTTAAACCAATTGAATTTTCAAGATGCAAAAGTAAAAATAATACTAAATGATAATAATATGTCAATTTCAAAGAGTGTAGGAACTATAGCTCAATTTTTAAACAATTTCAGGGTAAGAAAAGAATATACCCAAACCAAAGAGGTTTTGAAATCATCTTTAGAAGATTTTAATATTGGAAAAGATGTTGAAACGATTTTAAAGAAAATGAGAGATGCCCTAAAATACTCATTATATGAATCACCTGCTTCACTTTTTGAAGATATGGGTATTAAATATTATGGACCAGTCGATGGTCATAATATAAAGAAGATGCAAGAGTTTATGGAGTTTGTAAGAGATTATGATGAAAAATCTGTATTGCTCCATGTTATTACTACAAAAGGGAAAGGTTTTGAAGAAACTGAAAAAGCCCCCACTAAGTTTCACGGTATTTCTCAAAAGCAATCACCACAAGTTTCTTATAGCAAGGTAGTTGGGCATACTTTATTGCATCTTAAAGACTACGAGTATTTGGCTTTTACTGGAGCAATGGCAGAAGGTACGGGTCTATGTATTCTCCAAAACGTTGTTCCTGAAAAGGTTATAGATATGGGTATAACCGAGCCAAGTATTGTAACAACTGCTTCGGCTCTTTCGTTAGGTGGTGTTTTACCAGTTGTTGATATTTATTCTACATTTATGCAAAGGGCTTTTGATTCTATAATACACGATGCTGCACTACAAAGTATACCTATATTGTTCTTGCTTGATAGGGCTGGATTAGTAGGGGAAGATGGACCTACCCATCATGGAGTTTTCGATATTTCATATACCAGACTTAT of Petrotoga sp. 9PW.55.5.1 contains these proteins:
- the dxs gene encoding 1-deoxy-D-xylulose-5-phosphate synthase, whose product is MSQNEVALYKALRNMNYKELEEFAKEIRNYIFDVVYNNNGHLASNLGIVELTIALYRVFDPFEDVIIWDTSHQSYVHKLLTGRWKDFKNIRNTGGISGYTNIYESEADRFGAGHAGTSISVALGYALSDKIKKRKRNIVSIIGDGALACGMALESLNQLNFQDAKVKIILNDNNMSISKSVGTIAQFLNNFRVRKEYTQTKEVLKSSLEDFNIGKDVETILKKMRDALKYSLYESPASLFEDMGIKYYGPVDGHNIKKMQEFMEFVRDYDEKSVLLHVITTKGKGFEETEKAPTKFHGISQKQSPQVSYSKVVGHTLLHLKDYEYLAFTGAMAEGTGLCILQNVVPEKVIDMGITEPSIVTTASALSLGGVLPVVDIYSTFMQRAFDSIIHDAALQSIPILFLLDRAGLVGEDGPTHHGVFDISYTRLIPNVEIWTPINAQDLANMLYTSIIKGISKPRFIRFPRDGENIELQSIMSDLKLVNSEWKYLKNSNSDIYALGVGTISQNVYEALKGYNINIIGVRSVKPLDQFIMEELKEKAKYIFVYEEGSLKGGFNEEIFKLKDKNIFAYGVKDEFISHASREEQLEICDLSIKAIKENFEKKVSVAKLNKE